In one Tripterygium wilfordii isolate XIE 37 chromosome 22, ASM1340144v1, whole genome shotgun sequence genomic region, the following are encoded:
- the LOC119991853 gene encoding protein transport protein Sec61 subunit beta-like: MARGSSQSQSQSSTSSTSSRPGLMAPRGSSAATAGMRRRRIAGGNSSSGSGAVGGSGPSNMLRFYTDDAPGLKISPTVVLVMSVCFIGFVTALHVFGKFYRYQSGA; this comes from the coding sequence ATGGCGAGAGGTTCTTCCCAGTCCCAGTCCCagtcctccacctcctccacgAGTTCGCGCCCTGGCCTCATGGCTCCCCGTGGCTCATCTGCGGCCACGGCGGGCATGCGTCGCCGCCGAATCGCTGGAGGCAACTCCTCATCCGGCTCTGGCGCAGTCGGTGGTTCAGGACCGAGCAACATGCTCCGCTTCTACACCGATGATGCCCCTGGCCTCAAGATCTCCCCCACTGTCGTTCTTGTCATGAGCGTTTGCTTCATCGGCTTCGTCACCGCTCTCCACGTATTTGGAAAGTTTTACCGCTACCAATCCGGTGCCTGA